The genomic region CCAGGAAATCTCAACCTCAATAATCAGGTTTCTCCTTCGCGTCTAAACTTAATTAACGTTCACAATGAAGTTGCTTTCACTCAATATTAGAGGTTTAGGGAAGAATGATAAAATCAAATTTAATTGGTTCAAAAACTTAATTTTTCGAGAAAAACCTGCTGTCATTGCGTTACAAGAAACTAAATGCAGAAAACCTCCTGAATTTTGGATCGAAAAAATTTGGGGTAGCGAAGATTATAACTATGCTGTTAAAAACTCGTTAGGTCTTTCAGGCGGGATTCTTACGGTTTGGGATCCTAATTTTTTTTGTGCTAACTGTGTTGTTGAGCGTGACTCCTTTATTGCGATAAAAGGAAATTGGAAAGGTGCAGGTACGGAACTCATTATTGTCAATGTTTATGGACCTCACACGGACGATTCAAAAAAGAAAATGTGGGACGATCTTCGTGATGTTATGTCTTATGATAACGCAATGTGGGTAATACTAGGTGATTTCAATGAGGTCCGTTCCAAATCTGAGagaaaaaacacaattttcctagaACATCGAGCCAAAAGATTTAATAGCTTCATCAAAGACTCCAACTTAATCGATATTCCACTCGGGGGCAGGAACTACACGAGAATTAGTACGAATGGGGTAGAATTTAGTAAACTAGACAGATTCTTGGTCTCAGAAAACTTTTTACAACAATGGCCAAACACTCACGCAATGGTTCTAAACAAAAAACACACGGACCACTGCCCGATAATCCTTAAAGATGGAAATGTTGACTTTGGTCCAAAACCCACCAAAGTCTTTGATGAATGGCTAAATTATAAAGAAGCTCCCGAGATAATTAAAGCGGCATGGATGAAGGAAGTAAAGAGCTCAAACCCAGATTGCACTTTTCGTGATAAAATGAAAAATGTCAAAACAGAGCTTCGCAAATGGTATTCTACCTCACCTGGTAAACTAAAAGCAGAAATCAAAGAACTATCAGAAGTTGTTGATGATTGGGAAATTAGAGCTGAATCCGAGGACCTAAGTGAAGAACAATTGAAAGAGTGGATGGATTCCCGTGACTTGCTGCACAAGAAAGAAAATACTCAATTGGAAATGTTAAAGCAAAAAGCACGAGTCAAGTGGGACTTAGAGGGTGACGAGAACACCAAATTCTTTCATACCGTGATACGTAGAAGGCAGCAAAAAAACAACATTCATGGTGTGAACATCGCCGGTGTTTGGTCCACAAATCCCGATGATATAAAGGCTGAAGCACTCTCTCATTTTTCATCACTGTTTGAAAAACCGAATACCGAAGGCCTTGAAATGAATGATTGGGATGGACCACGTCTTGAAAGTAACATGGTTGAAAAATTAGAGGCCCGTTTTAATGAAAAGGAAATACTTCAAGCCATCAAAAGTTGCGGCAGAAACAAAGCCTCGGGCCCTGATGGTTTCAACATCCTCTTCTTTACTAAGTATTGGGACATCATTAAAGAGGATCTCGTGAAAGCTTTGAATTGGTTTTGGGA from Rutidosis leptorrhynchoides isolate AG116_Rl617_1_P2 chromosome 9, CSIRO_AGI_Rlap_v1, whole genome shotgun sequence harbors:
- the LOC139869160 gene encoding uncharacterized protein yields the protein MVLNKKHTDHCPIILKDGNVDFGPKPTKVFDEWLNYKEAPEIIKAAWMKEVKSSNPDCTFRDKMKNVKTELRKWYSTSPGKLKAEIKELSEVVDDWEIRAESEDLSEEQLKEWMDSRDLLHKKENTQLEMLKQKARVKWDLEGDENTKFFHTVIRRRQQKNNIHGVNIAGVWSTNPDDIKAEALSHFSSLFEKPNTEGLEMNDWDGPRLESNMVEKLEARFNEKEILQAIKSCGRNKASGPDGFNILFFTKYWDIIKEDLVKALNWFWENERI